A genomic stretch from Pristiophorus japonicus isolate sPriJap1 chromosome 6, sPriJap1.hap1, whole genome shotgun sequence includes:
- the tiparp gene encoding protein mono-ADP-ribosyltransferase TIPARP, which translates to MEKSLRLCGPRADSARAALLSVQCSDLGCSSPPAPNFPAGMTLSSKVPLINTLLKKKHAHRKLEGRNLRALGLILTSLLRSDKLSDGVFLSRSCEGNRTSLFESLKKDANENQACPKSGNDVSTLMPSAGSLGQMQHPPALEHDDQETELPSDHSFATETSAIIATSANLPFQSSTHSTQDAVTPGCFGNMGQPHANSLYQSPFCHDLLNQAKTEKDLKTGIFQNKSEEASIDLVFDLLTQLQYHTHQEDGIEICDEFLQGICVFGNDCPKHHTVLPYHWQLRNIITQTWQAVPDEAQEHLERLYCNPDNDHVKLQYQGRVFSLDFNLMTVYDAQFNQVRRLSTASLARSGSQFHTVWKYYCREHFGWREYSEAVVRCIEEASSRGMNEICFVMQQNRYILNLMEGFQQNAVFGTRRRITRRPLFRSSVLLLPCLQTLAGTLGSLAKLPDGSISPQASLPAISPPSKLYPETWISMELSEDFIQVPVSIEDKSYRTVYNLFHKTIPETKFRILKILRVQNPYLWEKYKRKKEYMSRKMSEMDKILNERHLFHGTSHDAVDAICKHNFDPRVCGKHATMFGQGSYFARKASYSHNFSKKSQEGVHYMFLAKVLIGKYTLGKPSMRRPPPQSPTNPSSDLYDSCVDNWLEPQIFVIFNDDQSFPYFIIQYEEVGSTVTV; encoded by the exons ATGGAGAAGAGTTTGCGGCTGTGTGGGCCGCGGGCAGACTCTGCCAGGGCGGCTTTATTGAGCGTGCAGTGCTCAGACCTGGGCTGCTCCAGCCCGCCAGCACCAAACTTTCCAGCAGGGATGACTTTGTCCAGCAAAGTGCCGCTCATCAACACTCTCCTCAAGAAGAAACACGCGCACAGGAAGTTGGAGGGGAGGAATCTCCGCGCGTTGGGTTTAATCCTCACCAGTTTGTTACGGTCGGACAAACTGAGCGACGGGGTGTTTCTTTCTCGGAGCTGTGAAGGGAACCGGACCAGTTTATTTGAATCTTTGAAAAAAGACGCGAACGAGAATCAAGCGTGCCcgaagtcaggaaatgatgtttccACACTAATGCCATCTGCGGGAAGTCTTGGCCAGATGCAGCACCCGCCGGCCCTGGAACACGATGACCAGGAGACTGAGCTCCCATCTGATCACTCCTTTGCCACCGAGACATCTGCCATTATCGCCACTTCTGCAAACTTGCCATTCCAGAGCTCGACACATTCCACCCAGGATGCTGTCACCCCGGGGTGCTTCGGCAACATGGGCCAGCCTCATGCCAATAGCTTGTACCAGAGCCCCTTCTGTCACGATCTACTGAACCAGGCTAAGACCGAGAAAGATTTAAAGACAGGTATTTTTCAGAATAAGAGCGAGGAGGCATCCATCGACCTTGTCTTTGATCTTTTGACTCAGTTGCAGTATCACACCCATCAGGAAGATGGAATAGAAATATGTGATGAATTTTTACAGGGGATTTGTGTTTTTGGGAATGACTGTCCGAAACATCACACAGTGCTACCTTACCACTGGCAACTGAGAAATATTATAACTCAGACTTGGCAGGCAGTGCCTGACGAGGCACAGGAACATTTAGAAAGGCTGTACTGCAATCCTGACAATGACCACGTCAAGCTTCAATATCA GGGCCGTGTTTTCTCACTGGATTTTAATTTAATGACAGTTTATGATGCTCAATTCAACCAAGTGAGGAGATTGTCCACTGCTTCCCTGGCACGTTCCGGCTCGCAATTCCACACAGTTTGGAAGTACTATTGCAGGGAACACTTTGGCTGGAGAGAATATTCTGAG GCAGTTGTTCGATGCATTGAGGAAGCCTCATCTCGAGGTATGAATGAGATCTGTTTCGTAATGCAGCAAAATAGGTACATCCTGAATTTAATGGAGGGCTTTCAGCAGAATGCTGTCTTCGGTACTCGGCGGCGAATCACCCGACGACCCTTATTTCGCTCTTCTGTACTGCTGTTACCCTGTTTACA GACTTTAGCCGGCACATTGGGCAGTCTTGCAAAGTTACCAGATGGATCAATTTCTCCACAAGCCAGCCTTCCTGCTATATCTCCCCCCTCAAAACTCTATCCTGAAACATGGATTTCAATGGAACTATCGGAAGATTTCATTCAAGTGCCTGTTTCCATAGAAGACAAAAGCTACAGAACTGTATATAATCTTTTCCACAAAACAATACCAGAAACCAAATTTAGGATTTTAAAAATACTAAGAGTACAAAACCCATATCTTTGGGAAAAGTATAAAAG GAAAAAGGAGTACATGTCACGAAAGATGTCCGAAATGGACAAGATTCTTAATGAAAGACATCTATTTCATGGGACCTCCCACGATGCAGTCGATGCCATCTGTAAACATAATTTTGACCCCAGGGTGTGTGGAAAACATGCCACCATGTTTGGACAAGGCAGCTATTTTGCTAGAAAGGCAAGCTATTCTCACAACTTTTCAAAGAAGTCACAAGAAGGTGTTCATTATATGTTCTTAGCAAAAGTGCTTATAGGGAAGTACACATTGGGCAAGCCTTCAATGCGgagacctccaccacaatctcccaCTAACCCATCCAGTGACTTGTATGATTCATGTGTGGATAACTGGCTAGAACCTCAGATTTTTGTCATCTTTAATGATGACCAGAGCTTCCCTTACTTCATTATTCAGTATGAAGAAGTTGGAAGCACAGTGACTGTTTGA